In one window of Oscillospiraceae bacterium DNA:
- a CDS encoding histidine phosphatase family protein produces MKLYLIRHGESVNNLEMRHSGHSLTPLTEKGITDAKKAGKLLNGINFDKVFSSDLPRASATCEYALPGAEYEKLKLIREVNVGTLSDRLVSECTEQYGEEYKKLRATCDFTRWNGENFEMTCARAKKFLTMLEGCDYENVAAFSHGTFIEYILCTVLGYDAARNAILYNGGICVFEYKDAKWSLIRWNYTGEI; encoded by the coding sequence ATGAAGCTTTATCTTATACGTCATGGAGAAAGTGTAAACAATCTTGAAATGCGCCACTCGGGGCACAGCTTGACTCCCCTTACCGAAAAAGGAATAACCGATGCCAAAAAGGCAGGAAAGCTTTTAAATGGTATAAATTTTGACAAGGTATTTTCCAGTGATCTCCCCAGAGCATCCGCAACCTGTGAATACGCCTTGCCCGGTGCAGAATATGAAAAACTTAAGCTGATACGCGAGGTAAATGTTGGAACGCTTTCCGACCGCCTTGTGAGTGAATGTACCGAGCAGTACGGTGAGGAATACAAAAAACTGCGCGCCACATGCGATTTCACCCGTTGGAACGGCGAGAATTTTGAAATGACCTGTGCAAGAGCAAAAAAATTCTTAACAATGTTGGAAGGCTGCGATTACGAAAATGTCGCCGCATTTTCCCACGGCACATTTATTGAGTATATTTTATGTACCGTTCTTGGTTATGATGCTGCAAGAAATGCCATTTTATATAACGGCGGAATATGCGTCTTTGAGTACAAGGATGCAAAATGGTCGCTGATACGCTGGAATTATACAGGTGAAATATAG
- a CDS encoding spore maturation protein, translating into MEKISVFAIPAIMTAFAFTVIFSRNDMHTAFTSGVIRGFKTAFELTPVMIILMSSIYMLNISGFTDTLGGILTPVLGKIGIPSEIVPLILLRPVSGSGATAMVNDILIKYGADSFAGRCACVLAGCTDTILYTVSVYFGAVNIKNTRHALPAAFATQIFAVIISCLAVRIFFS; encoded by the coding sequence ATGGAAAAAATAAGTGTATTTGCCATTCCCGCCATAATGACAGCATTTGCTTTTACTGTGATATTTTCAAGAAACGATATGCATACGGCATTTACAAGCGGTGTGATAAGAGGCTTTAAAACCGCTTTTGAGCTTACCCCCGTCATGATAATACTTATGTCATCTATTTATATGCTGAACATAAGCGGATTTACCGACACGCTCGGCGGAATACTGACACCCGTTCTCGGCAAAATCGGCATACCGTCAGAAATAGTTCCACTCATTCTTCTGAGGCCTGTTTCGGGGAGCGGTGCAACCGCAATGGTAAACGATATTTTAATTAAATACGGGGCTGATTCTTTCGCAGGAAGATGCGCTTGCGTGCTTGCCGGATGTACTGACACGATACTATACACGGTTTCGGTATATTTCGGCGCGGTGAATATAAAAAACACGCGCCACGCCCTGCCTGCGGCATTTGCCACCCAGATATTTGCCGTAATCATATCCTGTCTTGCTGTGCGGATATTCTTTAGCTGA
- a CDS encoding DUF1294 domain-containing protein: MKGFGVHMKMILLYLAVVWVVSAVITVYDKLAAKAGWSRISEKNLLLTGLIGGALPMYCVMQMIRHKTKHAKFMILLPLMVFFHIGLVVAYVYFA; this comes from the coding sequence ATGAAAGGATTTGGTGTACATATGAAAATGATATTGTTGTATTTGGCGGTTGTCTGGGTTGTTTCTGCCGTTATTACCGTGTATGATAAGCTTGCTGCAAAGGCAGGCTGGAGCAGGATAAGCGAAAAAAATCTTTTGCTTACGGGACTTATCGGCGGAGCTCTTCCGATGTATTGCGTTATGCAGATGATACGCCATAAAACAAAACATGCAAAGTTTATGATTTTGCTTCCTCTCATGGTATTTTTTCACATTGGGCTTGTTGTTGCATATGTATATTTTGCGTGA
- a CDS encoding PHP domain-containing protein: MEKLIAKLNANTADERLAALREIKALYDNGTLTMPVPCSNVNNHIHTIYSFSPYSPTAALYYAWLNGLSTAGIMDHDSIAGAKEFIEAGKIMNMAVTVGIECRVKFDKTAVNGRRINNPDQSSVAYVALHGVPHNNIDRVNDFFAPYRAKRNERNKKMCENINNIMAKYDIAINFDKDVLPLSMYHEGGSVTERHICYALVKQIVKRFPTPEGVISFFKDDMGIALSAKLEGILSEAKPEFYEYDILGVIKGNLVEKFYIDADEECPDVTEYIALAEEVGAVSAYAYLGDVGDSVTGDKKAQKFEDDYLDQLADILKELRFNSITYMPTRNTKPQLERLMTLCDKHGFYQICGEDINSPRQKFICEALNDPMFEHLKDAAWALIGHEKLATEDFSKRFFAPEVVKEYPLAQRIKIYSDIAKKDFE; the protein is encoded by the coding sequence ATGGAAAAACTTATTGCAAAACTCAACGCAAACACCGCTGACGAGCGTCTTGCGGCTCTGCGCGAAATAAAAGCACTGTACGACAACGGCACTCTTACTATGCCCGTACCTTGCTCCAATGTAAACAACCACATTCACACGATTTATTCCTTCTCCCCCTATTCCCCGACCGCCGCGCTTTACTACGCATGGCTCAACGGACTTTCCACCGCAGGTATCATGGATCATGACTCCATTGCCGGTGCAAAGGAGTTTATCGAAGCAGGAAAAATAATGAACATGGCTGTAACGGTGGGCATTGAATGCCGTGTAAAATTTGACAAAACAGCTGTAAACGGCAGACGTATCAACAACCCCGATCAAAGCTCCGTTGCATACGTAGCTCTCCACGGTGTTCCCCACAATAACATAGACCGCGTAAACGATTTCTTTGCTCCTTACCGCGCAAAGAGAAACGAGCGCAACAAAAAGATGTGTGAAAATATCAACAATATCATGGCGAAGTATGATATTGCCATCAATTTTGACAAGGACGTTCTTCCTCTTTCCATGTATCATGAGGGCGGCTCTGTTACCGAACGTCACATCTGCTATGCGCTTGTTAAGCAGATTGTTAAACGCTTCCCCACTCCCGAGGGTGTTATAAGCTTCTTCAAAGACGACATGGGCATAGCTCTTTCCGCAAAGCTCGAAGGAATCCTTTCAGAAGCAAAGCCCGAGTTTTACGAATATGATATTTTAGGTGTCATCAAGGGCAACTTGGTTGAAAAGTTCTATATTGATGCAGACGAAGAATGTCCTGATGTAACAGAATATATTGCACTCGCCGAGGAAGTTGGTGCAGTAAGCGCGTACGCATATCTTGGTGACGTAGGCGATTCCGTTACCGGCGACAAGAAGGCACAGAAGTTTGAAGACGATTACCTCGACCAGCTGGCTGACATTCTCAAGGAGCTTCGTTTCAACTCCATCACCTACATGCCTACCAGAAACACCAAGCCTCAGCTTGAAAGACTTATGACGCTGTGCGACAAACACGGTTTTTATCAGATTTGCGGTGAAGATATAAACTCTCCCCGTCAGAAATTTATCTGTGAAGCGCTCAATGACCCCATGTTTGAGCATCTCAAGGACGCCGCATGGGCACTTATCGGACATGAAAAGCTGGCAACAGAGGATTTCTCAAAGCGTTTCTTCGCACCTGAGGTAGTAAAGGAATATCCTCTCGCGCAGCGAATAAAGATTTACAGCGACATAGCAAAAAAGGATTTTGAATAA
- a CDS encoding DUF4358 domain-containing protein, with protein MKKITFVLLAFLLFLTLVSCTQTTPPEVIDNNTEQTENVVKNPTCEEIVLSVADALSLVASDFDYYNFTEEDKKLDDMVISYFYGDMESMEDPDFSNAVDYYIMVPVTTVATEVGVFKLDDPSAAEKMIGYFSNRAYARETTFAPYNEAESLKAKNALTGSYGNYVWYIMTDNNLEAEAKVLEAIK; from the coding sequence ATGAAAAAAATCACATTTGTTTTACTCGCATTTTTATTGTTTTTAACACTTGTTTCCTGCACACAGACCACTCCGCCGGAGGTGATTGACAACAATACTGAGCAGACCGAAAATGTTGTCAAGAACCCAACCTGTGAAGAAATCGTTCTTTCCGTTGCTGATGCCCTTTCTCTTGTTGCCTCGGATTTTGATTACTACAACTTTACCGAAGAGGACAAAAAATTGGACGACATGGTAATCTCGTATTTCTATGGCGATATGGAAAGCATGGAGGATCCTGATTTTTCCAATGCGGTTGACTACTATATAATGGTTCCCGTAACAACGGTTGCAACCGAAGTAGGTGTTTTCAAGCTTGATGATCCGTCAGCCGCCGAAAAGATGATCGGGTATTTTTCCAACCGCGCCTACGCAAGAGAAACCACCTTTGCTCCTTATAACGAAGCGGAATCTCTGAAAGCCAAAAATGCTCTTACAGGCTCGTACGGCAACTATGTGTGGTACATTATGACCGACAACAATCTTGAGGCAGAAGCCAAAGTTCTGGAAGCGATAAAATAA
- a CDS encoding TIGR04002 family protein — protein MKMKINKIKLITYSALFAAAIYVMTMVSIPLPMGYVHVGDALIMLCACLLPTPYAVIASAIGGSLADLTLAYTAYIPFTFIIKGLIALCFCSKSEKIICRRSLTAFVPVLLLTPGGYYLAECILTGSFIAPVATLFPNLMQAVASIVLFCVAGIALDKFNIKKHLHI, from the coding sequence ATGAAAATGAAAATAAATAAAATAAAACTGATTACATATTCTGCACTTTTTGCGGCGGCAATTTACGTAATGACAATGGTATCAATTCCCCTCCCCATGGGATATGTGCATGTGGGAGACGCACTCATTATGCTGTGTGCCTGCCTTTTACCAACTCCTTACGCTGTCATCGCTTCAGCCATTGGTGGTTCACTTGCCGACCTCACACTGGCTTACACTGCTTATATCCCTTTCACTTTCATCATAAAAGGCTTAATTGCACTATGCTTCTGTTCCAAGAGTGAAAAAATAATCTGCCGAAGAAGCCTTACGGCTTTTGTGCCCGTATTGTTACTCACACCCGGCGGATATTACTTAGCCGAATGCATTCTCACCGGAAGCTTTATCGCGCCCGTTGCAACACTTTTCCCCAATCTTATGCAGGCAGTTGCAAGCATTGTGCTTTTCTGCGTTGCCGGAATAGCACTTGATAAATTCAATATTAAAAAGCATCTTCATATATGA
- a CDS encoding sulfatase: MNRPNILFIMLDQQRLDCIGASGARPVKTPNIDKLAENGVFFEKALTPIPVCAPTRQSLISGRRPESFGGIWNDGIVFPVKALSPEEYSFPRELSDSGYKTAFLGKWDVNKKSPPTEFGFSEYVPDSEITSEIAKKYPDIEYKNGFFGEPCPVPLEDCHTHRMADRAAQMIHDFSNGNTPWYIQIEYTEPHLPVRPSAPYDTMYKPEDIEPWGSFGDTYENKPYIQRQQLINWHLEDRTWDEWSKTVALYYGLISQVDDAIGRIVSAVDSAGVRNNTVIIVTSDHGDMCGAHRMIDKHYNMYDDICRIPLIFNYPSKVSPCKYNGYVHHTLDMVPTILELAGIDLKTDSEKRNLHGQSLKDELFSGHHNYRDFGVSTYNGQQFGLYCERMIRTDKYKYVWNPTDIDECYDLENDPYELKNIIYDIDRDILADLRLKLYNELKRCGDKLVNWTTAQLLENNKI, from the coding sequence ATGAACAGACCCAACATTTTATTCATTATGCTGGATCAGCAGCGTCTGGACTGTATAGGTGCATCGGGAGCGCGTCCCGTCAAAACTCCTAATATAGACAAGCTTGCTGAAAACGGTGTTTTTTTTGAAAAAGCACTCACACCTATTCCCGTATGCGCTCCTACGCGCCAGAGCCTTATTTCCGGCAGACGCCCGGAAAGTTTCGGCGGTATCTGGAATGACGGAATAGTTTTTCCCGTCAAAGCATTATCCCCCGAAGAATACTCCTTTCCGCGTGAGTTGAGCGACAGCGGATACAAAACTGCCTTTTTGGGGAAATGGGATGTAAATAAAAAATCTCCGCCAACCGAATTCGGATTTTCCGAATATGTGCCGGACAGCGAGATAACAAGTGAAATCGCAAAAAAATATCCTGATATAGAATATAAAAACGGTTTTTTCGGCGAGCCCTGTCCCGTACCGTTGGAGGATTGTCACACCCATAGAATGGCCGATCGCGCCGCGCAAATGATACACGATTTTTCAAATGGCAATACACCTTGGTACATTCAGATTGAATACACCGAGCCACATCTTCCCGTGAGACCTTCCGCTCCATATGACACAATGTACAAGCCGGAGGATATTGAACCATGGGGAAGCTTTGGCGATACATACGAAAACAAGCCCTACATTCAGCGTCAGCAACTCATAAACTGGCATCTTGAGGACAGAACGTGGGACGAATGGTCAAAGACAGTTGCTCTTTACTACGGACTTATCTCCCAAGTAGATGATGCCATAGGAAGAATTGTCAGCGCGGTTGATAGTGCCGGGGTGCGCAATAACACAGTTATAATAGTTACAAGTGACCACGGCGATATGTGCGGAGCTCACAGAATGATTGACAAGCACTACAATATGTACGACGATATATGCCGTATACCGCTGATTTTCAATTATCCCTCAAAGGTTTCACCTTGCAAATACAATGGTTATGTTCATCACACGCTGGACATGGTACCTACCATACTTGAACTTGCGGGAATCGATTTGAAAACTGACAGTGAAAAACGAAATCTGCACGGTCAATCACTCAAAGACGAGCTTTTCAGCGGACACCATAATTACCGCGATTTCGGTGTTTCCACTTACAACGGTCAGCAATTCGGGTTGTACTGCGAACGCATGATACGTACAGACAAGTACAAATATGTATGGAACCCTACCGATATTGATGAGTGTTACGATTTGGAAAACGACCCGTATGAGTTGAAAAACATTATTTATGACATTGATCGCGATATTCTCGCAGACCTCAGACTCAAGCTGTACAACGAACTCAAACGGTGTGGTGACAAACTGGTCAACTGGACTACGGCACAGCTTTTGGAAAACAACAAAATTTGA
- a CDS encoding hydrolase, which produces MSAKDNFLDIYTSTIARDGADKMLEYLESSDFFTAPASTRFHGSHPGGLVEHCVNVYEALSDYVNRPRAKEVYGMNFSDETIAIVALLHDVCKIGCYKPSTRNVKKNGKWEEVPYYEFDDPMPYGHGEKSVYIINGYMRLKREEAFAIRYHMGFAGIEDKNTIGNVFEKFPLAYAMFVADMEATYYLEEKN; this is translated from the coding sequence ATGAGTGCAAAGGATAATTTTCTGGACATATACACTTCAACGATAGCACGCGACGGTGCTGACAAAATGCTGGAATATCTTGAATCAAGCGACTTTTTCACCGCACCCGCAAGCACGCGCTTTCACGGAAGTCACCCCGGCGGACTTGTGGAGCACTGTGTTAATGTTTACGAAGCTCTCTCCGACTATGTAAACCGTCCGCGCGCTAAAGAAGTATACGGTATGAATTTTTCGGATGAAACGATAGCAATAGTCGCGCTTTTGCACGATGTATGCAAAATCGGTTGCTACAAGCCCTCTACACGAAATGTCAAGAAAAACGGCAAATGGGAGGAGGTTCCCTACTACGAATTTGACGATCCCATGCCGTATGGTCACGGTGAAAAATCCGTGTACATAATCAATGGCTATATGCGCCTCAAGCGTGAAGAGGCGTTTGCGATACGCTATCACATGGGGTTTGCAGGTATCGAAGACAAGAATACCATAGGAAATGTATTTGAAAAATTTCCGTTGGCATATGCCATGTTTGTTGCGGATATGGAAGCCACATATTACCTTGAAGAAAAAAATTAA
- a CDS encoding SDR family NAD(P)-dependent oxidoreductase, with the protein MSVQLLAQMSNKYGKNPEFVLAGGGNTSFKDAEYLYIKGSGTSLATIKPEEFVIMRRAELNKMWSASYSENNAQRESEVLSDMMDARAKGQTGRPSVETLLHELFDKAYVLHLHPALVNAATCAKNGEKAIMELFPDALWIPAEKPGFILAKTCKKYFDEYIAKFGKAPVLLFLQNHGVFFAADELGELDALVDKVMNGIASKVERYADLTPCEADREKVMAVAPALRMIYRKLSGSDTAIVKFTCNNEIKSICADEKAFADFSYAFSPDHVVYCKAQPLFLKNTDNLEADMAAFKESKKFLPKIVFVENVGMFACGATVKEAATATEVFMDEIKIHAMCQSFGGLLPMSEELVDFIVNWEVESYRSKTSLGGGNAKRLNEKIVIVTGSAQGFGEGIARELAKEGANLVIADMNDAGAAKVADDIQASCGKGKAFATKANVTDEVSVADMVYQTVCNYGGLDIFVNNAGIVRAGSLEEMNKSNFELVTAVNYTAYFLCTQAATAVMKAQFKADPTYMADVIEINSKSGLEGSNKNFAYAGSKFGGIGLTQSFALELAPYNIKVNAICPGNFLNGPLWMDPEKGLFVQYLKAGKVPGAKTVEDVKKFYESKVPLNRGCETIDVARAILYVAEQTYETGQAIPVTGGQVMLS; encoded by the coding sequence ATGAGTGTACAACTTCTTGCACAAATGTCCAACAAATACGGCAAAAATCCCGAATTCGTTCTTGCAGGCGGCGGTAACACCTCCTTTAAGGACGCAGAATATCTTTACATCAAAGGCTCGGGCACCTCTCTTGCAACCATTAAGCCCGAGGAATTCGTTATAATGCGCAGAGCTGAGCTCAACAAAATGTGGAGTGCTTCCTATTCCGAAAACAATGCACAACGCGAAAGTGAAGTTCTCAGCGACATGATGGACGCACGTGCCAAAGGTCAGACCGGTCGTCCAAGTGTTGAAACACTTCTCCATGAGCTTTTTGACAAAGCTTATGTCCTCCATCTGCATCCCGCGCTGGTAAACGCAGCTACCTGTGCGAAAAATGGCGAAAAGGCGATTATGGAGCTGTTCCCCGATGCACTGTGGATTCCTGCCGAAAAGCCCGGTTTCATACTTGCAAAAACCTGCAAGAAATACTTTGACGAGTACATTGCAAAATTCGGCAAGGCTCCCGTTCTTCTGTTCCTGCAGAATCACGGCGTATTCTTTGCCGCCGACGAGCTTGGCGAGCTGGACGCACTGGTTGACAAGGTTATGAACGGTATCGCTTCCAAGGTTGAACGTTATGCTGACCTCACCCCCTGCGAAGCAGACCGCGAAAAGGTGATGGCTGTTGCCCCCGCACTGCGTATGATTTACCGCAAGCTGTCGGGCAGTGATACCGCTATTGTCAAGTTCACCTGCAACAACGAAATAAAGAGCATCTGTGCGGACGAAAAGGCTTTTGCAGATTTCTCCTACGCTTTCTCCCCCGACCATGTTGTTTACTGCAAGGCTCAGCCTTTGTTCCTCAAAAATACTGACAATCTTGAAGCAGACATGGCGGCGTTCAAGGAATCCAAGAAGTTCCTGCCCAAAATTGTTTTTGTTGAGAACGTTGGTATGTTCGCTTGCGGTGCTACCGTAAAGGAAGCTGCTACCGCTACCGAAGTATTCATGGATGAAATTAAAATACATGCAATGTGTCAGAGCTTCGGCGGTCTTCTCCCCATGAGCGAGGAGCTGGTTGACTTCATCGTTAACTGGGAGGTTGAAAGCTACCGCAGCAAGACCAGCCTTGGCGGTGGCAACGCAAAGAGACTTAACGAAAAAATCGTTATCGTTACCGGAAGTGCTCAGGGCTTCGGCGAAGGAATTGCACGTGAGCTTGCAAAAGAAGGCGCAAACCTTGTCATCGCAGATATGAACGATGCAGGTGCGGCTAAGGTTGCAGACGACATTCAGGCATCCTGCGGAAAAGGCAAAGCATTTGCTACCAAGGCAAATGTTACCGATGAGGTTTCCGTTGCAGACATGGTTTATCAGACAGTATGCAACTACGGCGGTCTTGACATATTCGTAAACAACGCAGGTATCGTACGTGCAGGCAGTCTTGAAGAAATGAACAAGTCCAACTTCGAGCTTGTAACTGCTGTTAACTACACTGCTTATTTCCTGTGCACTCAGGCAGCTACCGCTGTTATGAAAGCTCAGTTCAAGGCTGACCCGACATACATGGCAGATGTTATTGAAATCAACTCCAAATCCGGTCTTGAGGGAAGCAACAAAAACTTTGCATATGCCGGAAGCAAATTCGGCGGTATCGGTCTTACTCAGAGCTTTGCACTTGAGCTTGCTCCCTACAACATAAAAGTGAACGCAATATGCCCCGGCAACTTCCTCAACGGTCCTCTGTGGATGGATCCCGAAAAGGGTCTGTTTGTTCAGTACCTCAAAGCAGGCAAAGTACCCGGTGCAAAAACGGTTGAAGATGTCAAGAAGTTCTATGAGTCCAAGGTTCCGCTCAACCGCGGATGTGAAACCATCGACGTTGCACGCGCTATTCTCTATGTTGCCGAGCAGACCTACGAAACCGGTCAGGCTATCCCCGTAACCGGCGGTCAGGTAATGCTTTCTTAA
- a CDS encoding helix-turn-helix transcriptional regulator codes for MNGVTLEFLKFYSIAYAHAHTANNYNYQVSTCGFAQYRQATTPYAGILEVGIVELNPLVVTNVQTGESFTVGEGDIFVFPPEHMFSVHGKNPGQHKHTSTEYLIDSHFVMPGTETNDSIITLPYLIKGSKKSENIAHTIRKIAADKTFLTQKNYFDELCDFSHLFAEIKKYTENKDKNYNGEGISPSCVRYCHMAEEYIAENMSRRVSMSELAEHIGINKNYLTTIFTLYKGMPISEYIIKMKLNYMVELIFRFDYTLKQAGEYIGMPDENYISTVFKKYYGMTFKKYKMLHTSK; via the coding sequence ATGAACGGTGTAACATTGGAATTTTTGAAATTCTATTCTATTGCATACGCTCACGCGCATACTGCGAATAATTATAACTATCAGGTTTCTACCTGCGGATTTGCTCAGTATCGTCAAGCCACTACACCTTATGCCGGAATACTGGAGGTGGGTATTGTGGAGCTCAATCCGTTGGTTGTTACAAATGTACAGACAGGCGAAAGCTTTACTGTTGGTGAGGGAGACATATTCGTTTTTCCGCCGGAGCATATGTTCAGCGTACATGGGAAAAATCCGGGTCAGCACAAACACACATCTACTGAATATCTGATAGACAGTCACTTTGTTATGCCCGGCACCGAAACAAACGATAGTATAATAACACTACCGTATCTTATAAAGGGTTCCAAAAAGAGTGAAAACATTGCTCATACTATCAGAAAAATAGCAGCTGACAAAACTTTTCTTACTCAAAAGAACTATTTTGACGAGCTGTGTGATTTTTCCCATCTTTTTGCGGAGATAAAGAAATATACCGAGAATAAAGATAAAAACTATAACGGTGAAGGCATTTCGCCCTCTTGTGTTCGTTATTGTCACATGGCAGAGGAGTATATAGCGGAGAACATGTCCCGTCGCGTTAGTATGAGCGAGCTCGCAGAGCACATAGGTATCAATAAAAATTATCTTACCACTATTTTTACACTGTATAAGGGTATGCCTATTTCTGAATATATCATAAAAATGAAGCTTAATTATATGGTAGAGCTTATTTTCCGTTTTGATTACACACTCAAACAAGCGGGAGAGTATATCGGAATGCCGGATGAAAACTACATAAGTACGGTGTTCAAAAAATACTACGGAATGACCTTTAAGAAGTATAAAATGCTGCATACATCAAAATAA
- a CDS encoding pyridoxamine kinase produces MKKDNAPPAKVAAIHDISGFGRCALTVVIPTLSAMGVQVCPVPTAVLSTHTGGYEGYTFLDLTDEISPYASHWKKINLSFDAIYSGFLANATQIKQVSDFIDTFGKNSLVVVDPVMGDDGKIYKTYCSELCDGMKSLVKKANLITPNITEAAYLTQTPYKPDFSKSEAYEMLDKLSNFGCEKIVITGIHNENSIMTVYSDNGQKGVFSCKMVNKNYPGTGDIFTSCLTGKMLDGENFAQAVKFSSEFVSMLIEKSSHYDYPEREGVLLEKYLYFLLKGSD; encoded by the coding sequence ATGAAAAAGGATAACGCGCCGCCTGCTAAAGTTGCGGCAATACACGATATTTCCGGTTTCGGCAGATGTGCGCTGACGGTTGTTATACCGACCTTATCTGCGATGGGTGTACAGGTGTGTCCTGTCCCCACCGCAGTTCTTTCCACCCATACCGGAGGATATGAGGGTTATACTTTTCTCGACCTTACCGACGAAATATCCCCTTATGCTTCCCACTGGAAAAAAATCAATCTGAGTTTTGATGCTATTTACAGCGGTTTTCTTGCCAACGCAACACAAATCAAGCAGGTTTCGGATTTTATAGATACATTCGGAAAGAATTCCCTTGTGGTGGTAGACCCTGTAATGGGTGACGACGGTAAAATTTACAAGACCTATTGCAGTGAGCTTTGTGACGGCATGAAAAGTCTTGTCAAAAAAGCAAATCTTATAACACCGAATATAACCGAAGCGGCTTACCTTACACAAACACCCTATAAGCCGGATTTTTCAAAATCGGAAGCCTATGAAATGCTCGACAAGCTTTCGAATTTCGGATGCGAAAAAATCGTTATAACGGGAATACATAACGAAAACAGTATAATGACCGTATATTCCGACAACGGACAAAAGGGTGTATTCTCCTGCAAAATGGTAAATAAAAATTACCCCGGCACAGGCGACATTTTCACTTCCTGCTTAACAGGCAAAATGCTGGACGGTGAAAATTTTGCACAAGCGGTAAAGTTTTCTTCGGAATTTGTTTCCATGCTGATAGAAAAATCCTCTCATTACGACTATCCGGAACGGGAAGGCGTTTTATTGGAAAAGTATCTTTATTTTTTATTGAAAGGCAGTGATTGA
- a CDS encoding L-sorbose 1-phosphate reductase has product MKTKAVRLHGQNDLRLSEFELPAIKDDEILAHIISDSICMSSYKAAIQGSNHKRVPEGLAEKPIIIGHEFCGEIVEVGKKWADQYKPGDKFVIQPALDGRLTTPGYSFEYIGGASTYVVIPSVVMECDSLLKYDGDAYFYGSLAEPMSCIVGGFHVNYHTKSGSYVHEMGIVEGGNMAILAGAGPMGLGAIDYAIHCDRKPSLVVVTDINDERLARAAEILSPEIAAKEGVTLKYINTANMADPTAELMALTNGSGYNDVYVYAPVKPVVEMGDALLAKDGCLNFFAGPTDPKFNASFNFYNVHYAATHIAGNSGGNTDDLIESIKMMEEGKIDPSAMVTHIGGLNAVAETTLNLPKIPGGKKLIYTNIDLELTAIDDFEKLGEKDPMFAELARITKANRGLWCAEAEKYLLANAKAI; this is encoded by the coding sequence ATGAAAACTAAAGCAGTAAGACTCCATGGTCAGAACGACCTGAGATTAAGCGAATTTGAGCTTCCCGCAATAAAGGATGATGAGATACTTGCTCACATTATCTCCGACAGTATCTGCATGTCTTCCTACAAAGCGGCAATCCAGGGCTCCAACCACAAGAGAGTTCCCGAAGGTCTGGCTGAAAAGCCCATCATCATCGGTCATGAATTCTGCGGTGAAATTGTCGAAGTAGGTAAAAAATGGGCTGACCAGTATAAGCCCGGTGATAAATTCGTTATCCAGCCCGCGCTGGACGGCAGACTTACAACTCCCGGTTATTCTTTTGAATATATCGGCGGTGCCTCAACTTATGTTGTTATCCCCAGTGTTGTAATGGAATGCGACAGCCTTCTCAAGTATGATGGCGATGCATACTTCTACGGTTCTCTCGCAGAGCCTATGTCCTGCATCGTTGGCGGTTTCCACGTAAACTATCACACCAAGAGCGGAAGTTATGTTCATGAAATGGGTATCGTTGAAGGCGGTAACATGGCAATTCTTGCCGGTGCAGGTCCTATGGGTCTGGGCGCTATCGACTACGCTATCCACTGCGACAGAAAGCCTTCTCTTGTTGTTGTTACTGACATTAACGACGAACGTCTTGCAAGAGCGGCTGAAATTCTCTCTCCCGAAATTGCCGCAAAAGAAGGTGTAACTCTCAAATATATCAATACAGCAAACATGGCTGACCCCACTGCTGAGCTTATGGCGCTCACCAACGGTAGCGGTTACAACGATGTCTATGTTTACGCCCCTGTTAAGCCTGTTGTTGAAATGGGCGATGCTCTTCTTGCCAAAGACGGCTGTCTCAACTTCTTTGCAGGTCCTACCGATCCCAAATTCAATGCAAGCTTCAACTTTTACAACGTACACTATGCCGCAACCCATATCGCAGGTAACTCCGGCGGTAACACAGACGACCTTATCGAATCCATCAAGATGATGGAAGAAGGAAAGATTGACCCCTCTGCAATGGTTACTCACATCGGCGGTCTTAATGCAGTTGCGGAGACCACCCTCAATCTGCCCAAGATTCCCGGCGGTAAAAAGCTTATTTACACCAACATCGACCTTGAGCTTACTGCTATTGATGATTTTGAAAAGCTTGGCGAAAAGGATCCCATGTTCGCAGAGCTTGCACGCATAACCAAGGCTAACAGAGGCCTGTGGTGCGCAGAGGCTGAAAAATATCTTCTTGCAAACGCAAAGGCTATATAA